In one window of Mytilus galloprovincialis chromosome 6, xbMytGall1.hap1.1, whole genome shotgun sequence DNA:
- the LOC143080358 gene encoding electron transfer flavoprotein subunit beta-like produces MSALRVLVGCKRVIDYAVKIRVKPDKTGVVTDGVKHSMNPFDEIAIEEAVRLKEKKIASEVIAVSCGPKQCQETLRTALAMGADRAIHVNIDPKDYETLQPIHVSKFLAKIAQDEKADIVIVGKQAIDDDCNQTGQMTAALLDWPQATFASKVEKNNGDLTVIREIDGGLETIKVKLPAVLTADLRLNEPRYATLPNIMKAKKKPMASKTPADLGVDVASRLEIVSVEDPPVREAGQKVESVEDLVTKLKDAGLV; encoded by the exons ATGTCAGCACTGAGAGTGTTAGTTGGTTGCAAAAGAGTTATAGATTATGCTGTTAAA ATTCGGGTGAAGCCAGATAAAACTGGTGTGGTAACTGATGGAGTCAAACATAGTATGAACCCATTTGATGAAATAGCTATAGAAGAAGCTGTTAGacttaaagaaaagaaaatagcaTCAGAAGTGATAGCTGTGTCATGTGGACCAAAGCAATGTCAG gaAACATTAAGAACTGCACTAGCCATGGGAGCTGACAGAGCCATACATGTTAACATAGATCCTAAAGATTATGAAACTTTACAACCAATTCACGTTTCCAAATTCTTAGCAAAAATTGCACAGGATGAAAAAGCTGACATAGTAATAGTTGGGAAACAG GCTATAGATGACGATTGTAACCAGACAGGACAGATGACAGCTGCTTTGTTAGATTGGCCACAG GCAACATTTGCATCCAAGGTAGAAAAGAATAATGGAGATTTAACAGTAATTAGAGAAATAGATGGAGGTTTAGAAACCATCAAAGTCAAATTGCCAGCAGTTTTAACTGCAGATTTACGACTAAATGAACCAAGATATGCTACCTTACCGAATATTATG AAAGCAAAAAAGAAACCTATGGCATCAAAAACACCAGCAGATTTAGGAGTAGATGTGGCGTCAAGACTGGAGATTGTCAGTGTAGAGGACCCACCAGTCAGAGAGGCAGGACAGAAAGTGGAGAGTGTGGAAGATTTAGTCACTAAATTGAAAGATGCAGGACTTGTATGA